A genomic segment from Geitlerinema sp. PCC 7407 encodes:
- the murF gene encoding UDP-N-acetylmuramoyl-tripeptide--D-alanyl-D-alanine ligase encodes MAFRASLAQIVAILQPSQVTLPEPERLAVATGLSTDTRQIQAGQVFVALRGETFDGHAFVAQAIAQGAIAALVAEDAELPADLPLIRVPDTLVAYQALGHWWRQQFAIPVVAVTGSVGKTTTKELIAAVLGQHGPVLKTQANYNNEIGVPKTLLELGPEHQFAVIEMGMRGPGEIALLCQIASPTVGMITNVGTAHIGRLGSEDAIARAKCELLAEMPAESVAVLNGDNARLMRTANTVWSGRTLSYGLENGNFQGTVLPDGSLQVGDRLLPLPLSGEHNALNYLGAIGVAEVLGLDWSGLQAGLAVELPGGRAQRHELAPDVVILDETYNAGLESMLASLRLLAQTPGTRRLAVLGTMKELGERSPEFHHQVGQAVQNLGLDGLLILADPPEAAALASGAEPLVAEQFADHAALVARLQALIQPGDRLLFKASRAVGLDRVVAELMDRWPAQS; translated from the coding sequence ATGGCTTTTCGAGCTTCCCTTGCCCAAATTGTGGCGATACTCCAGCCGTCGCAGGTGACTCTGCCGGAGCCTGAACGGTTGGCCGTGGCGACCGGCCTGTCGACGGATACGCGGCAAATCCAGGCGGGTCAAGTGTTTGTGGCCTTGCGAGGGGAGACCTTCGATGGTCATGCCTTTGTGGCCCAGGCGATCGCCCAAGGCGCGATCGCGGCGCTGGTGGCCGAGGATGCTGAGCTTCCGGCGGACCTGCCCCTGATCCGGGTGCCCGATACCCTGGTCGCCTACCAGGCCCTGGGGCACTGGTGGCGACAGCAGTTTGCGATTCCGGTGGTGGCGGTGACCGGCTCGGTGGGCAAGACGACCACCAAGGAGCTGATCGCGGCGGTCCTGGGCCAGCATGGGCCGGTCCTCAAGACCCAGGCCAACTACAACAACGAAATTGGCGTCCCCAAAACCCTGCTGGAGCTGGGGCCGGAGCACCAATTCGCCGTCATCGAGATGGGAATGCGCGGCCCTGGGGAAATCGCCCTGCTGTGCCAAATTGCCAGCCCGACGGTGGGGATGATTACCAATGTGGGGACGGCGCACATTGGGCGCTTGGGGTCCGAGGATGCGATCGCCCGCGCCAAGTGTGAGCTGCTGGCGGAAATGCCGGCTGAGAGCGTGGCGGTGCTCAATGGAGACAACGCGCGCCTGATGCGGACCGCAAACACGGTATGGTCGGGCCGGACCCTCAGCTACGGGCTAGAAAATGGAAATTTCCAGGGGACGGTCCTGCCAGATGGCTCGCTGCAAGTGGGCGATCGCCTTCTGCCCTTGCCCTTGTCCGGCGAGCACAATGCCCTGAACTACCTGGGGGCGATCGGCGTGGCGGAGGTGCTAGGGCTGGACTGGTCTGGCTTGCAGGCGGGTCTGGCGGTGGAGCTGCCGGGTGGCCGAGCCCAGCGCCATGAGCTCGCTCCGGACGTGGTGATCTTGGATGAAACCTACAACGCGGGCCTAGAGTCCATGCTGGCCTCGCTGCGCCTGCTGGCCCAGACCCCAGGAACCCGGCGACTGGCCGTCCTGGGCACGATGAAGGAACTGGGAGAGCGATCGCCCGAATTTCACCACCAGGTGGGCCAAGCGGTCCAAAATTTGGGCTTAGACGGGCTGCTGATTTTGGCAGATCCGCCAGAGGCTGCGGCCTTGGCCTCCGGGGCAGAGCCCCTGGTAGCAGAGCAGTTCGCCGATCATGCCGCGCTGGTGGCGCGCCTCCAGGCCCTAATCCAGCCGGGCGATCGCCTGCTGTTCAAGGCGTCTCGGGCCGTCGGCCTCGATCGCGTGGTGGCTGAGCTCATGGACCGCTGGCCTGCCCAGTCCTAG